The Chanodichthys erythropterus isolate Z2021 chromosome 14, ASM2448905v1, whole genome shotgun sequence genome window below encodes:
- the ofd1 gene encoding centriole and centriolar satellite protein ofd1 isoform X4 — MGGYASTSLSHKRACCMTGFNRGNCENVLSTRDLLQIMKISPHMPLYKALVSDIQEGQTGFLMSLFTELTDRHVHRERCDTSTQTSSISAQKESLGKPSLSSVYRVRNEPNKMCTSSLFEVEKMQLIDEEYEVLRHRGDRWASVEAKLAEYRKEIQEQAEVELKAKLQHFMDVEITRVKREEKESSRREILELRRDLERTYELKSEALMSREKNAIERLQRQQEIEEKEMYAERQAVLKEMECVRSREMELKQRTEAFHTTCKLQEEKLKTLEDLLRRREVSVKSMEDSFQQKLKSELLKYQLELKEDYSKRTDTLAETEKRIEAETVRLQKESAVIDAKAEEHERLLSDVKRLQTELESVRSQASLLAQQNELLRQRLENMNDYSALKKDTQELQTHIRLLKHQLEEKRQENQRLRQELSGPSEELLTLQAELRRLETTRRLDQQESEAQKTVLQTQLQHEVQQCALVKAQLLECEERTAWMSAHTEELKLQLQHTQQALENEILRNPKPSLVERSVLSSHPDRLLPPDVYVDAALLRKPRAACDGDLSEAGPALRGPRRPRSRAEAPEHDSGLVSGALARIRELEQEAERLEEAYRSHQQRAVHAMSAEDLPLPRTTSGYRVTFASVGRPVEKGPLEGLSRTPSPRERNPLRLLSPPARRLSSTPLSESKHRAHAHQDLHSFTQERPRTTSDPDRAALMFVERQISPIPAGEMISSRDFTHISPPSSPRMKSTTRHSRSPPKLQEVISSSSQESSPQPEKITLHDLTDPIQLVSTDQECILERLQDSEHHQEQQDEQPSSSSSSDAAVKKDAREDEEKSWEEERKRREERRQREREEAQEREERELERLQREMEDQNEKRDSTEGHVTLTTSAIGGGTDEEGSGGADVANPLQKYMMMLMQDKPKEQSPNKEASENQSQEEILLSGNNDHSVGVTSHEEPDDDFW; from the exons GTGTTGTCCACCAGAGACCTTCTGCAGATCATGAAGATCAGCCCTCACATGCCCTTATACAAAGCTCTG GTGTCAGATATACAGGAAGGACAGACAG GTTTCCTGATGAGCCTCTTCACGGAGCTCACAGACCGTCACGTTCACAGAGAGCGCTGTGACACGTCTACACAAACCTCCTCTATCTCAGCGCAGAAGGAGTCTCTCGGTAAGCCTTCGCTTTCGTCCGTCTATCGTGTCAGAAATGAGCCTAATAAAATGTGCACTTCATCTTTGTTTGAAGTTGAGAAGATGCAGCTGATTGACGAGGAGTATGAAGTGCTTCGGCACAGAGGAGACCGCTGGGCGTCGGTGGAGGCGAAGCTTGCGGAGTACAGGAAGGAGATCCAGGAGCAGGCGGAGGTGGAGCTGAAGGCGAAG CTGCAGCACTTCATGGATGTGGAGATCACGAGGGTGAAGAGGGAGGAGAAAGAGTCCTCGCGGAGAGAGATCCTGGAGCTGAGACGAGACCTGGAAAGAACGTACGAGCTGAAGTCAGAGGCTCTGATGAGCCGAGAGAAAAACGCCATCGAGAGATTACAGAGACAACAGGAG ATCGAGGAGAAAGAAATGTATGCTGAGAGACAAGCCGTGCTGAAGGAGATGGAGTGTGTGCGGAGCAGAGAGATGGAGCTGAAGCAGAGGACGGAGGCCTTCCACAC aacCTGTAAGCTGCAGGAGGAGAAGCTGAAGACTCTGGAGGATCttctgaggaggagagaagtGTCTGTGAAGAGCATGGAGGACTCGTTCCAGCAGAAACTGAAGAGCGAGTTACTGAA ATATCAGCTGGAGCTGAAGGAGGATTACTCGAAGAGAACGGATACACTGGCAGAAACTGAGAAGAGGATTGAAG CAGAAACGGTTCGTCTGCAGAAGGAATCTGCGGTCATTGATGCAAAAGCAGAAGAGCATGAGAGACTTTTATCAGACGTCAAACGTCTGCAG ACGGAGCTGGAGTCGGTCCGATCGCAGGCGTCTCTTCTGGCCCAACAGAACGAGCTGCTCCGACAGAGGCTGGAGAACATGAACGATTATTCAGCGCTGAAGAAAGACACACAAGAGCTGCAGACACACATCAGACTGCTGAAACACCAGCTGGAGGAGAAACGCCAGGAGAACCAGCGACTCAGACAAG AGCTCAGCGGCCCGTCTGAAGAGCTGCTGACGCTGCAGGCCGAGCTCCGGAGACTGGAGACCACGCGCAGACTGGACCAGCAGGAGTCTGAGGCGCAGAAAACCGTCCTGCAGACGCAGCTCCAGCACGAG GTGCAGCAGTGTGCTCTGGTGAAGGCTCAGCTGCTGGAGTGTGAGGAACGCACCGCATGGATGAGCGCTCACACCGAGGAGCTCAAGCTCCAGCTCCAGCACACACAACAAG CTCTGGAGAACGAGATCCTCCGAAATCCCAAGCCTTCCCTGGTAGAGCGATCTGTTCTGAGTTCACACCCTGACAGGCTGCTTCCTCCTGATGTGTACGTAGACGCCGCTCTGCTCAGAAAGCCCAGAGCCGCTTGTGACGGTGATTTATCTGAAGCAGGGCCGGCCCTCAGGGGCCCGCGACGCCCACGGTCCCGCGCCGAGGCCCCCGAGCACGACTCCGGTCTGGTGAGCGGCGCTCTGGCCAGGATTCGAGAGCTGGAGCAGGAAGCCGAGCGGCTGGAGGAAGCCTATAGGAGCCATCAGCAGAGAGCCGTTCACGCCATGTCCGCTGAAGATCTGCCGCTTCCCAGAACCACCTCCGGCTACAGAGTGACCTTCGCTTCAGTGGGGCGTCCTGTCGAGAAAGGGCCGCTGGAGGGCCTCAGCAGAACACCTTCTCCAAGAGAGAGGAACCCGCTGAGACTCCTCTCTCCTCCAGCCAGACGTCTGTCCTCCACACCGCTGTCCGAGAGCAAACACAGAGCCCACGCCCATCAGGACCTGCACTCTTTCACTCAAG AGCGGCCGAGGACGACCTCTGACCCTGATAGAGCGGCGCTGATGTTTGTGGAGAGGCAGATCTCCCCGATCCCTGCAGGAGAAATGATCTCATCCAGAGACTTCACACACATCAGTCCTCCCAGCAGTCCCAGGATGAAGAGCACCACACGCCACAGCCGCAG TCCACCCAAACTGCAGGAAGTCATATCCAGTTCATCCCAAGAGTCGTCTCCTCAGCCGGAGAAGATCACGCTCCACGATCTCACCGACCCCATACAAC ttgTGTCCACAGATCAGGAGTGTATCCTAGAGAGACTCCAGGACTCGGAGCACCATCAGGAGCAGCAGG ATGAACAGCCatcgtcatcatcatcctcaGACGCAGCCGTAAAGAAAGACGCGCGTGAGGATGAGGAGAAGAGCTGGGAggaggagaggaagaggagagaggagaggaggcagagagagagggaggaggcGCAGGAGAGGGAGGAGCGAGAGCTGGAGAGACTCCAGAGGGAGATG GAGGATCAAAATGAGAAGAGGGACAGTACTGAAGGTCATGTGACATTAACAACCTCAGCGATTGGAGGAGGAACAGATGAGGAAGGTTCGGGAGGAGCCGATGTGGCCAATCCGCTTCAGAAGTACATGATGATGCTCATGCAGGACAAACCGAAGGAGCAG AGCCCAAATAAAGAAGCATCAGAGAACCAGAGTCAAGAGGAGATCCTCCTGTCCGGCAACAATGACCACAG TGTTGGCGTGACGTCACATGAAGAACCGGACGATGACTTTTGGTGA